From a region of the Takifugu flavidus isolate HTHZ2018 chromosome 18, ASM371156v2, whole genome shotgun sequence genome:
- the LOC130514952 gene encoding acid-sensing ion channel 2-like: protein MMDLKEACGSQGSQESSSLHPTSWQAFAHSSTLHGLRFIFPYGQPTARSLLWAVALLACLGLLALESAERLAYFLSYPHVTSVDAVVSGSLIFPVVTICNLNAYRFSRLTRNDLYHAGELLALLDVHLAIPQPHLADPDVLAFLQEKANFTAYRPKTFSMKEFVERVGHDLKEMMLYCRFQGQECNHSDFKAENSSQRQLKRLRREQLDSFTVSDSRAARQQLDGETAQSGTGSA from the exons ATGATGGATTTAAAGGAGGCCTGTGGTAGTCAGGGGAGCCAGGAGAGCTCTAGCCTGCACCCCACCTCTTGGCAGGCCTTTGCTCACAGCAGCACGCTGCACGGACTGCGTTTCATCTTCCCGTATGGTCAGCCCACCGCACGCAGCTTACTGTGGGCTGTGGCTCTGCTGGCCTGCCTGGGACTGTTAGCTCTGGAGAGTGCCGAGCGTCTGGCCTACTTCCTCTCCTACCCCCACGTGACCAGTGTGGACGCCGTGGTGTCGGGCAGCCTCATCTTCCCCGTTGTGACCATTTGCAACCTCAATGCTTATCGGTTCAGCCGCCTGACCCGCAACGATCTGTACCACGCCGGAGagctgctggctctgctggaCGTGCACCTGGCGATCCCCCAGCCTCACCTGGCAGATCCTGACGTTCTGGCTTTCCTGCAGGAAAAAGCCAACTTCACCGCCTACCGGCCAAAGACTTTCAGCATGAAGGAGTTTGTGGAGCGGGTTGGCCACGACCTCAAAGAGATGATGCTCTACTGCCGCTTCCAAGGACAAGAGTGCAACCACAGCGACTTCAAAGCC GAAAACTCATCACAGCGGCAGCTGAAGCGGCTGAGGAGGGAGCAGTTGGACTCCTTCACCGTCTCTGACAGTAGAGCAGCACGACAGCAGCTCGATGGCGAGACTGCGCAGTCAGGAACGGGGAGCGCGTGA